A genomic segment from Pristiophorus japonicus isolate sPriJap1 chromosome 16, sPriJap1.hap1, whole genome shotgun sequence encodes:
- the smim36 gene encoding small integral membrane protein 36 has translation MELYLEIDPVTLNLIILVASYVILLLVFLISCILYDCRGKDPSKEYGPEMDQPIQSPIQLVVMQNTVDARCSDNKPTITEHKKELPGARSTLV, from the coding sequence ATGGAGCTTTACCTGGAGATAGACCCTGTAACTTTGAACCTGATTATACTTGTGGCAAGTTATGTGATTCTGCTCTTAGTTTTCCTTATTTCATGCATTTTGTATGACTGCAGAGGTAAGGACCCCAGTAAGGAGTATGGCCCCGAGATGGACCAACCCATCCAGTCTCCAATCCAGTTAGTCGTGATGCAAAACACAGTGGATGCTCGCTGCAGCGACAACAAACCCACCATCACAGAGCATAAGAAAGAGTTACCAGGGGCCCGAAGCACTTTGGTCTAG